A DNA window from Vicinamibacterales bacterium contains the following coding sequences:
- the secF gene encoding protein translocase subunit SecF produces MRLFENTNYDFIKWRWQALTLSAVVILAGAVFILTRGMPLGIDFTGGTIVVAKFVQPVSDDAVRSALESVPGEKVIQSYGDPADNAKLIRLPELTQEEGTSLEQGAKAVVDALTAAGLPDKEILSQEIVGPVIGRELQLKGIYATLASIIGITIYIAFRFRPAFALGAIAATLHDVLVTLAFLAFFGYDLSLNIVAALLTITGYSVNDTIVIFDRVRENVRSMRRDSLEKVVNTAVNQTLGRTIITAGTTFLAVLALYLFGGEVLHGFAFTMLVGIVSGTYSTVFIAAAIAIILGNRQGAGASATSGAPVKVKAATARRS; encoded by the coding sequence ATGCGACTCTTCGAAAACACCAACTACGACTTCATCAAGTGGCGCTGGCAGGCGCTGACCCTGTCAGCCGTGGTCATCCTGGCGGGCGCGGTCTTCATCCTCACGCGCGGCATGCCGCTCGGCATCGACTTCACCGGCGGCACCATCGTCGTGGCGAAGTTCGTCCAGCCGGTGAGCGACGACGCCGTCCGGAGCGCGCTCGAGTCGGTCCCTGGCGAAAAGGTGATCCAGAGCTACGGGGACCCGGCCGACAACGCCAAGCTCATCCGTCTGCCTGAGCTCACGCAGGAGGAAGGCACCAGCCTGGAGCAGGGCGCCAAGGCGGTCGTGGACGCCCTGACGGCCGCCGGGCTCCCGGACAAGGAGATCCTCTCGCAGGAAATCGTCGGACCGGTCATCGGCCGCGAGCTCCAGCTGAAGGGCATCTACGCGACCCTGGCGTCCATCATCGGCATCACGATCTACATCGCGTTCCGCTTCCGGCCCGCGTTCGCCCTCGGCGCGATCGCCGCCACCCTGCACGACGTCCTCGTCACGCTGGCGTTCCTGGCGTTCTTCGGCTACGACCTGTCGCTCAACATCGTCGCCGCCCTGCTGACGATCACCGGCTACTCGGTCAACGACACGATCGTGATCTTCGACCGCGTGCGCGAGAACGTCCGCTCGATGCGCCGCGACTCGCTCGAGAAGGTCGTGAACACGGCCGTCAACCAGACGCTGGGCCGGACGATCATCACGGCGGGCACCACGTTCCTGGCGGTGCTGGCGCTCTACCTGTTCGGCGGCGAGGTGTTGCACGGCTTCGCCTTCACGATGCTCGTCGGCATCGTGAGCGGCACCTACTCGACGGTGTTCATCGCGGCGGCCATCGCCATCATCCTGGGTAACCGCCAGGGCGCCGGCGCCTCCGCGACCTCCGGCGCGCCCGTGAAGGTCAAGGCCGCCACCGCGCGGCGGTCCTAG